A stretch of Cicer arietinum cultivar CDC Frontier isolate Library 1 chromosome 5, Cicar.CDCFrontier_v2.0, whole genome shotgun sequence DNA encodes these proteins:
- the LOC113783919 gene encoding LOW QUALITY PROTEIN: isoleucine N-monooxygenase 1-like (The sequence of the model RefSeq protein was modified relative to this genomic sequence to represent the inferred CDS: inserted 1 base in 1 codon; deleted 3 bases in 2 codons), with product MKNTINYFQVCLHPFSISLLIAIFSFMIIKTLSVKSQXIQTPPGPKPWPIVGNIPAILVNKPVSRWIYKMMEGLNTEIACIHLGNVHVIPITSPTLACEILKKHDATFASRPITMSTDIISNGYVTSIVVPFGEQWKKMKKIIVNELFSPLRHQFLRDKRNEEANNLVFYVYNKCNNSGLVNIRIATRHYCGNVCRKLFFNTRYFGKGMKDGGPGVEEVEHVDNVFILLKHLYAFSISDYIPFLRLFDLDGHKSKVKKGMSIMKKYHDSIVEERFQQWNDGSKTVEEDLLDVLISLKDVNNNPLLTLKEIKAQVTELILAVIDNPSNIVEWTLAEMINRPELIQQATEELDNIIGKNRLVQESDISKLNCPGVMVGTTMTIMQLARLLHCFTWSSPPNTSSINLVELKDEMFLADPLVVVAKPRLATELYKF from the exons ATGAAGAACACAATTAATTATTTCCAAGTATGTCTTCATCCcttttctatttctttattAATTGCAATTTTTAGCTTTATGATTATCAAAACCCTAAGTGTGAAGTCCC ACATCCAAACTCCCCCCGGTCCTAAACCATGGCCTATAGTTGGTAATATTCCTGCAATACTTGTAAACAAGCCCGTGTCTCGATGGATATACAAGATGATGGAAGGTTTAAACACTGAAATTGCATGCATACATCTTGGAAATGTCCATGTTATCCCTATTACTTCCCCCACCCTCGCATGtgaaatctta aaaaaacatgatgCTACTTTTGCATCAAGACCAATAACCATGTCCACCGATATTATCTCTAATGGTTACGTGACATCAATAGTTGTACCGTTTGGAGAACAAtggaaaaaaatgaagaaaatcatTGTTAATGAATTGTTCTCTCCCCTTAGACATCAATTTCTTCGAGACAAAAGGAATGAAGAAGCTAATAACCTTGTGTTTTATGTCTACAACAAATGTAACAATAGTGGTCTTGTGAATATTAGGATTGCTACACGACATTATTGTGGTAATGTTTGTaggaaacttttttttaatacaaggTACTTTGGTAAGGGTATGAAGGATGGAGGGCCTGGTGTTGAGGAAGTTGAGCATGTGGACAATGTTTTCATATTGCTTAAGCATCTCTATGCCTTCTCTATAAGTGATTATATCCCATTCTTGAGGTTATTTGACTTGGATGGCCATAAGAGCAAGGTGAAAAAAGGAATGAGCATAATGAAGAAGTATCATGATTCCATCGTTGAAGAGAGATTCCAACAATGGAATGATGGATCAAAGACCGTTGAAGAAGACTTGCTAGATGTTCTAATCTCTTTGAAAGATGTTAATAATAATCCAttattgacattaaaggaaATCAAAGCACAAGTTACG GAATTAATTTTGGCTGTGATCGATAATCCATCAAATATTGTTGAGTGGACATTAGCAGAAATGATAAATCGACCAGAATTAATTCAACAAGCCACAGAAGAATTGGACAATATCATCGGAAAAAATAGATTGGTACAAGAATCAGATATATCAAAGCTCAAT TGTCCTGGTGTGATGGTTGGTACCACAATGACTATTATGCAATTGGCTAGGTTGCTCCATTGCTTCACTTGGAGTTCACCTCCTAATACATCAAGCATTAACCTTGTTGAATTAAAAGATGAAATGTTTCTTGCTGACCCACTTGTGGTTGTAGCAAAGCCAAGATTAGCAACTGAGTTGTACAAATTTTGA
- the LOC101502878 gene encoding uncharacterized protein gives MEGQGNIFQMNSAKPPLNFSSSFQAHMVENPPTNGAPWINATIDKSNGAKTNLGLNYDRNVDPKKIRRIMANRDSAQRSRLRKVLYVKDLEMKAKEFEGQIAEDLRPQLALLKDEKHSLLLENETLTHRLNILQKEALLKNAEIEENTIEVKKLREEYNKLQEQRELMLNWNNTNVQPMSNDPLFSNYSSNPYGQDSQMWTPTVADKRETELGDLPSSMDLMNINYEDPKKFQ, from the exons ATGGAAGGCCAAGGAAACATCTTTCAGATGAATTCAGCAAAACCACCTTTGAATTTTAGTTCATCATTTCAAGCACACATGGTGGAGAATCCTCCAACTAATGGTGCACCTTGGATTAATGCTACCATTGACAAATCTAATGGAGCAAAAACCAATTTGGGTCTTAATTATGACCGAAACGTGGATCCTAAGAAGATCAGACG TATCATGGCTAATCGAGACTCTGCTCAGAGGTCAAGATTGAGGAAAGTGTTGTATGTAAAAGATTTGGAAATGAAAGCCAAAGAATTTGAG GGTCAAATAGCTGAGGATCTTCGACCACAACTTGCGTTATTAAAAGATGAAAAGCACTCTTTGTTGTTGGAAAATGAGACATTGACACATCGATTGAACATTCTTCAGAAAGAAGCACTTCTTAAAAACG ctgaaattgaagaaaacacaattgaagTGAAGAAACTGAGGGAAGAATATAACAAGCTACAAGAACAACGAGAACTAATGCTTAATTGGAATAACACTAATGTGCAGCCAATGTCCAATGATCCATTATTCTCAAATTATTCTTCAAATCCATATGGTCAAG ATAGCCAAATGTGGACACCGACTGTGGCGGATAAGCGTGAAACAGAACTGGGTGATCTTCCCAGCAGCATGGATTTGATGAATATCAATTATGAAGATCCTAAGAAGTTTCAATGA